The following DNA comes from Meiothermus sp..
CCAAAGGGGCCAGGGTGGTCACCGGTGGCAAGGCCCTGGGCGGGCTGTTGTACGCCCCCACGGTGCTCACCGGCATCCAGCCCGGGATGCGCATCCTGGAGGAGGAAACCTTTGGGCCGGTCGCCCCCCTGATGCCCTTCGAGGACGAGGAACAGGCCATCGCCTGGGCCAACAACACCGACTACGGGCTGGCCGCCTACATCTGGACCAAAGACCTCTCCCGCGCCTTCCGGGTGGCCGAGGCCCTGGAGTATGGCATTGTGGGCGTGAACGACCCGGTTCCCAGCGCCATGGGCTCCAACCTGCCCTTTGGCGGTTACAAAAACTCAGGCCTGGGCCGCGAGGGCGGGCACTGGGGCATGGAGGAGTTCCTCGAGACCAAGCTCATCTCGTTCCTGTTGCCCTAGCGCGGTGGCGATAAAAACCCAGTACAGCGGCTTTGGCTGTACTGGGTTGCGTTGTTGTTATACCGTTTTTGCTTGAATCCTTCACCGTCCTGCGGAGGCAGAGGAGAAGGATTCAAGCCGACCGAAGGGAGTAGAAAAGCATTTCGGTAGTATCGTTTAGGCTTGTCAAAGTGAACGATACTACCGAAATGCGCATTACGCCAATTCAAGCCTGGTTCAGGCTCGAGCCCCCCAGCCGCCACGCAGCTCTTCGTTGGGTAGCGGTAAAATAAAAATCAATGAGATAAGAACAAACAGGGCCGCATAAAGGAAGATTTCTTGCTCCGCCTTGGTAATACCGTTGTTGAGGGCTTCTTGCAGCTTGTGTTTGGTTTCCTCGAGCTGTGCTACTACCTTGCGGGGCACCTCCTCGAGGGCCTGCCGCTCGGCTTTGACCAGGTTCTCGTGGGCGGCCTGTACGGCCTGCTCCAGGGCCTGGGCCTGGGCTTTTTGCAGGTTTTCCCGGACTGCTGCAATGGCTGCCGCCTGGGCCTGGGCTTGGGCCCGGCTCAAACCCGTCTTGACCCCGGCAATAGCCTGAGCAAGCGCCTGGGCCTTAGCCTGTTCCAGACCCGCCTTAATCTGGGCTGTGGCCTGTTGCAAAGCGGCCTCGACAAGCTGGGGAGCCTGGGCCTGTACCTGGGCCAGCACCCCTGGCCGGGCCTCCACGGGCGGCGGGTTGTCGAGCAAGCTCCGCAGACGGGGGTCGAGTCTGGGGTTCTGACGCAGGGCTTGTTGTGCGCTTTCGTCCCCCTGCCAGGCTGCCTCGAGCAGGCGCGCGGTTGCTTGTAGCTGGGCCTCAACCTGGGCAGCCAGGCCGCCCTGTGGAATCTGGCTTTTGAAGGCAGGGGGAATCTGTGGGTTCTGCTGCACCGCCTGATAGGCTCGAGCATCCCCGTTCAAAGCCGCCAAAAGCAGCTTCTCTAGCTGGGCAAACTGGGCAGGTATACCACCCTTCACCAGCCGGGCCTTCAGATCAGCCGGGATCTGAGGGTCGTTGATGAGCTGGTTGTAGGCGGCCACATCCCCCTCGAGCGCCGACACCACCAGGCGTTCCATCTGCTCAAACTGCGCTGGAATACCCCCTCTGGCCAGCTTCGATTTGAACTCCGCCGGCAGGTTGGGGTCGCGCATCAGGGCCTCGTAGGCTTTGATATCCCCCTCGAGCGCCGACACCATCAGGCGTTCCATCCGCTCAAACTGCGCTGGAATACCCCCTCTGGTCAGCTTCGATTTGAACTCCGCCGGCAGGTTGGGGTCGCGCATCAGGGCCTCATAGGCCTGGATATCGCCCCTGAGGGCCGCTACCACCTGGCCCTCGAGCCGCTCAAACTGCGCCGGGATGCCGCCTTTGATCAGGCCTTCCTTAACCTGGGTGGGCACCTGGGCATCCTGTAGTAGGGCGCTGTAAGCCTGGGTATCCCCCTTGAGGGCGGCTACAATCTGGGCCTCGAGCCTGGCAAACTGCTCATCGAGGTTAAGACCAACCCCCGCCTCGTTACTCCGCTGCACCAGCGCACCCGGGCGGCAAGCCGCATCGTCGGGGAATACCTTGCAGGTTTCGGCGCTAAGGCTCTTGGCTAAGAGCGTGCCCATCAAAGCGATGCCCACAGTCGAGCCAATCTGCCGCATCAACTGGGTAAAGGCCGTGGCCGAGCCCAACCGCTGGGGCGGTACCTTGTTCTGAGCAGCAATCTGCAGAAGCGACTGGGCAGGCCCCAGCCCCAGCCCCAGCAGGAAGAAGAACAGCACCGCCAGCCAGAGGGGGGTATCTACTTTAATCAGGAAGTGCAGGGTGAGAAAAATTGCCAGCAGCCAGCCGGTTCCCAGCAGCAATAGGGGCTTGAAGCGGCCCAGCCGCCCCGAGAGCACCCCACTGCCGGTGGCCCCCAAGACCACCCCTAGCGTAAGGGGCAGCACCGTCACCCCCGAAGCCGAGGCCGAGACCCCCTTGACCACCTGCAAGTACAGGGGCAAGAAAGCCACCGCCCCCAGGAAAGCAGGGCCATAGAAAAAGGTCGCCGCCGAGGCCAGGCTAAAGCTGCGCACGCGCAGAATCGAGAGGTCAAAAAGCGGGTGTTGTACACGGTTCTGCGACCAGACCCACAACACCAGGGCCAGCGCGCTCAACCCCAGAAGGCCCAGAATCTGAGCGCTTAACCAGGGGTAGGTACTGCCCCCCCAGGAAAAAGCCAGCATCAGCGGCACCGTCCAGACCACCAGCAAGGCAGCCCCCAGGTAGTCGAAGCGTTCGCGGTGCTCCGGGCTAAGGCGGGGCATATAGCGCAGAATGAACCACAGCGCCACCGCCCCTACGGGCATATTGATGTAAAAAACCCAGTGCCAGGAGAAGTGGTCGGTTAGGAGACCCCCCAGCCACGGCCCCACCGCACTGCTCACCCCAAAGATGGCCCCAAACAGCCCCCCCACCCGTCCACGCTCGCGTGGGGGGAAGAGCACCGCGATGGTGGTCAGGGCGAGGGCGAATAAAGCCCCACCGCCTATCCCCTGAACGCCCCGGAACAGGATTAACTCGGGCATGTTCTGCGACAAACCTGCAAGCGCCGAGCCCAGGAGGAAGATGGCAATCGCCACCAGCAAAATAGCCTTACGGCTGAAAAGCTCGGTCAGGCGACCAAAGATGGGGGCCGAAACGGTAGAGGCCAGCAAATAAGCGGTGGTCACCCAGGCATAAAGCTCTGCACCGTTGAGATCGGCGATGATTTTTGGTAACGCTGTTGAAACGATGGTCTGATCCAGTGCAGCCAGAAAAAGTCCGAGCAAAATACCAATCAGAGTTAGCCGGGTCTCACGGGAGACGTCATTAGAAGAAACTTGGGTGTTGGGTTCGCTCGAGGGGTTGCTCATGATTGCTGCTTACTCCTTTGGGGTGGAGGCCTCTTCCTGGGCTAGAATTTCCAGCCATTCGGCAAATTGCTGACGCTGGGTGGGGCTCAACCGCTCCAGTCTGCGTTCCAGGGCCTCCAGCATGTGCCGACGGCTTTCTTCCAGCACCGCCTGACCGGCCTGGGTCAGCGCAAAACGGTAGCGGCGCAAGTCGGTAGGGTCGAGTGAGCGCACCACCAGACCGGCCTGCTCGAGCCGCTTCAGCATCTGGCTCACAGTCGGAGCCGGTATCTGCATAGCCCGCACCGCTTCAGTCGGGTAGTGGTGCCGTTCGATTTCAGCCAGGAGCCAGGGGTCGGTTGGGGCTAAACCAAGGCGCTCGAGGTGGGGCGTTACCTCTTCCCGCAAACCACGGGATAGCCGCCATAGGTTGGTAAGCAAGCCCCAGGTCATACTTCCGTCAATATACTTTCAAAATGAAGTATTATCAAGTGAAGTATTCATGAATGAAATATTTGCGAATCTACTTTTCACTCGCAAAACACCAAGGTTACAAACAGGACGATAAAATGGTGATTATGGAAATTGTAGGCCTTCGCGGCGCACCCCAAGAAACCCTTCGAGCTCTCAAGGAAGCCCTGAAAGGCATTGACTTCCCCGAGGCCGTAGTGACCTATATCACCGACTGGCAGGATCAGCGGGCCAGGGCTCGTTTTGCCGTTTTTGTACGGCAGGGCAAACACCGCGTTTTGAGCCGGGATGCCTTCGGCCCGCGGTTCGGCCTCGAGGGCGACGCAGCCCTCAAAGAGCTAACCCTTTGGTTTATCGAACGCGGCGTAACCGAGTTTAGGGAGGCTGTGATTCCCCCCTCCGAGTACGCCGCCTTGTTTGAGCTCGAGGCGGAAGAAGCCCAGAAGCTGATTGTGGCCAGCTCCAACCCCACCGACCCCGCGCTCTACGTCAAGCGGGAGTTCACCAGCCGCATGTAGCAGGCCGTTATACCATTTCCGCTTGAATCCTTCACCATTAGACGTAGTCAGGAGGTGAAGGATTCAAGCCGACCGAAGGGAGTAGAAAAGCATTTCGGCGGTATCGTTTAGGCTTTCAAAAGTGACTGATACTGCCGAAATGCGTATTAGACGTTGAAGCCAAACATCCGCATCTGGCGCTTGCCATCCTCGGTCATGCGGGCGGGTGTCCAGGGGGGCGTCCAGACAAAATCCACGTTTACCGCATTGACGCCTTCCAGGCGCATGACCGCAATCTCGGCATCGGCCTTGACAATGTCCTGCGCGGGGCAGCCAATGGAGGTCAGGGTCATGGTGATGTCTACAATGCCCCCTTCCTTGACCTCGGCGTCGTAGACCAACCCCAGGTCCACCACGTTCACCGGAATCTCCGGGTCGCGCACAACCTTGAGGGCCTCCAGAACCTGTTCTTTGGTGGGCAGCGTGGTCTCGCTCATGGCTCCCATGGTACTTTAGGCCGGGCCGGTTCATTCTGACCTATGTTGCAAAAAAAAAGAGCGAGCCCTCGCTCGCTCCTCCAAGCCATACCGGCCCTCACATAAAGCGCTTGCGCCGCCGGTAGCTCTTAACGTCCTTGAAGCTCTTGCGCCCGCCCGACTTGGCTACGCCTAAATAGAACTCCTTCACGTCGGGGTTGGTTTCCAGGTATTCCTTGGTGCCCTCGAGGGCAATCCGGCCCGACTCCATGATGTAGCCGTAGTGGGCCACCGAAAGGGCCACTCGAGCGTTCTGTTCCACCACCAGCACCGTCACGCCTTCCTCGGCGTTGATCTGGGCTACGATGTCGAAAATTTCCCGTACCAGCAGAGGGGCCAAACCCAAACTCGGCTCATCCAGTAGCAAAAGCTTGGGGTTGGCAAGAAGCGCCCGCCCAATGGCCAGCATCTGCTGCTCACCCCCCGAGCAGTAGCCCGCCAGGCGGTTTTTGATCAGGGCCAGCTTGGGAAAGTAGTGGTAGATGCGCCCCAAGTCCTCCTTCACCTTGGCTCCATCCCGCCGGGTCGCCGAGCCCACCCGCAGGTTTTCCTCCACCGTCAGGTGCTTGAACACCCGCCGTCCCTCCGGCACCTGCACAATGCCCTTTAGCACAATCTGCTCGGGCGGCTTGTTGGCAATGTTTTCGCCCCGGTACAGGATGGAGCCCGCCACCACCTTGCCGTCCTCGGGCACCAGTAACCCCGAGATGGCCCGCAGGGTGGTGGTTTTTCCAGCTCCGTTGGGGCCCAGCAAAGCGGTAATCTGACCTTCAGGCACCTTCAGCGATACCCCGCGTAGCACCTGGATGATGTCCTTGTACACCACCTCGATGTTGTTGACTTCCAGTAGGATGTTCCCAAGGTCTTCGGGGCGCATATCACCTCACAGGAAATTGAAGGCCAAAAGCATCGAGCATAG
Coding sequences within:
- a CDS encoding MDR family MFS transporter, with amino-acid sequence MSNPSSEPNTQVSSNDVSRETRLTLIGILLGLFLAALDQTIVSTALPKIIADLNGAELYAWVTTAYLLASTVSAPIFGRLTELFSRKAILLVAIAIFLLGSALAGLSQNMPELILFRGVQGIGGGALFALALTTIAVLFPPRERGRVGGLFGAIFGVSSAVGPWLGGLLTDHFSWHWVFYINMPVGAVALWFILRYMPRLSPEHRERFDYLGAALLVVWTVPLMLAFSWGGSTYPWLSAQILGLLGLSALALVLWVWSQNRVQHPLFDLSILRVRSFSLASAATFFYGPAFLGAVAFLPLYLQVVKGVSASASGVTVLPLTLGVVLGATGSGVLSGRLGRFKPLLLLGTGWLLAIFLTLHFLIKVDTPLWLAVLFFFLLGLGLGPAQSLLQIAAQNKVPPQRLGSATAFTQLMRQIGSTVGIALMGTLLAKSLSAETCKVFPDDAACRPGALVQRSNEAGVGLNLDEQFARLEAQIVAALKGDTQAYSALLQDAQVPTQVKEGLIKGGIPAQFERLEGQVVAALRGDIQAYEALMRDPNLPAEFKSKLTRGGIPAQFERMERLMVSALEGDIKAYEALMRDPNLPAEFKSKLARGGIPAQFEQMERLVVSALEGDVAAYNQLINDPQIPADLKARLVKGGIPAQFAQLEKLLLAALNGDARAYQAVQQNPQIPPAFKSQIPQGGLAAQVEAQLQATARLLEAAWQGDESAQQALRQNPRLDPRLRSLLDNPPPVEARPGVLAQVQAQAPQLVEAALQQATAQIKAGLEQAKAQALAQAIAGVKTGLSRAQAQAQAAAIAAVRENLQKAQAQALEQAVQAAHENLVKAERQALEEVPRKVVAQLEETKHKLQEALNNGITKAEQEIFLYAALFVLISLIFILPLPNEELRGGWGARA
- a CDS encoding MarR family winged helix-turn-helix transcriptional regulator gives rise to the protein MTWGLLTNLWRLSRGLREEVTPHLERLGLAPTDPWLLAEIERHHYPTEAVRAMQIPAPTVSQMLKRLEQAGLVVRSLDPTDLRRYRFALTQAGQAVLEESRRHMLEALERRLERLSPTQRQQFAEWLEILAQEEASTPKE
- a CDS encoding DUF3197 domain-containing protein: MEIVGLRGAPQETLRALKEALKGIDFPEAVVTYITDWQDQRARARFAVFVRQGKHRVLSRDAFGPRFGLEGDAALKELTLWFIERGVTEFREAVIPPSEYAALFELEAEEAQKLIVASSNPTDPALYVKREFTSRM
- a CDS encoding metal-sulfur cluster assembly factor is translated as MSETTLPTKEQVLEALKVVRDPEIPVNVVDLGLVYDAEVKEGGIVDITMTLTSIGCPAQDIVKADAEIAVMRLEGVNAVNVDFVWTPPWTPARMTEDGKRQMRMFGFNV
- a CDS encoding ABC transporter ATP-binding protein, with protein sequence MRPEDLGNILLEVNNIEVVYKDIIQVLRGVSLKVPEGQITALLGPNGAGKTTTLRAISGLLVPEDGKVVAGSILYRGENIANKPPEQIVLKGIVQVPEGRRVFKHLTVEENLRVGSATRRDGAKVKEDLGRIYHYFPKLALIKNRLAGYCSGGEQQMLAIGRALLANPKLLLLDEPSLGLAPLLVREIFDIVAQINAEEGVTVLVVEQNARVALSVAHYGYIMESGRIALEGTKEYLETNPDVKEFYLGVAKSGGRKSFKDVKSYRRRKRFM